A single region of the Plutella xylostella chromosome 7, ilPluXylo3.1, whole genome shotgun sequence genome encodes:
- the LOC105390583 gene encoding protein male-specific lethal-3, with the protein MVSTRGVRYKFTEGERVLCYEPDPTKAKVLYDSKVLEVIDTKDKRGRRSVEYLIHFQGWNSSWDRCVSEDFVLKDTEENRQLQVDLAEKSQLQLGAYLYRKERKKGMCGSGPGPAKRSRHGLSDDGSSTSTQPDAEGEGEENETSSAGDTDSSAASGSSQEPRLRPRAVINLTPALRDRLTFDYHLVVKRGRLPLLPASPTAAEILEAFVKWFARSGAWRGARRAASEPPHRPNLADVCQRLNLVREVADGLRVYFDFILGGHLLYRPEHAQYYLHCGPMEDIIAGDENEIKVKMEPEDENSQDEANITMVEQDMKSPKIPEYSHLPPDPVDSEKSEGSQQSTDLPAVENIKVERNDTPTSDTTAPEETNDCTNKPITEPINTPVLNNGTIKVRTQEEINSSVITKADDSNSNSKGKEDVNNGTSKVKPQERCATRSGNLARRLRSHKSAVSQSETEEPGPSTSAAEPRAMENLSSSVGSSESSISSGLRQLQQTAPPSPAPARTPLSLLLDKVAKWEIIPREGTEHLPCRVYGAIHLARLFVKLPDFLNATQMPDIKLKMLLKHIDMFVQYLDEHNEWFGEMYYRSSSSRSR; encoded by the exons ATGGTTTCGACAAGAGGTGTAAGATATAAATTTACCGAAGGAGAACGAGTACTGTGCTATGAGCCTGACCCGACTAAAGCTAAAGTGCTTTACGACTCAAAG GTGTTGGAGGTGATCGATACTAAAGACAAGCGAGGTCGGCGCAGCGTCGAGTATCTGATCCACTTCCAGGGCTGGAACTCGTCGTGGGACCGCTGCGTGAGCGAGGACTTTGTTCTGAAGGATACAGAAGAGAATAGGCAACTGCAGGTGGACTTGGCTGAGAAGTCACAGCTACAGCT TGGAGCCTACTTATACCGTAAAGAACGCAAGAAGGGAATGTGCGGCAGTGGCCCCGGCCCGGCCAAGCGCTCGCGGCACGGACTCAGCGACGATGGCTCCTCCACCAGCACACAGCCTGATGCAGAAGGGGAGGGTGAAG AGAACGAGACGTCGAGCGCGGGCGACACGGACTCCTCGGCGGCGTCCGGCAGTTCGCAGGAGCCGCGCCTGCGCCCGCGCGCCGTCATCAACCTCACGCCCGCGCtcag GGACCGTCTAACATTCGACTACCACCTAGTAGTGAAGCGCGGGCGCCTACCCCTGCTCCCCGCGTCGCCCACCGCCGCGGAGATCCTGGAGGCCTTCGTGAAGTGGTTCGCGCGGAGCGGCGCgtggcgcggggcgcggcgcgcggcgagTGAACCGCCGCATCGGCCCAACTTGGCTGATGTTTGTCAACG GTTGAACCTAGTCCGCGAGGTGGCGGACGGGCTCCGGGTGTACTTCGACTTCATCCTCGGCGGGCACCTGCTGTACCGCCCCGAGCACGCGCAGTACTACCTGCACTGCGGACCCATGGAGGA TATCATTGCCGGTGATGAAAATGAGATCAAAGTGAAAATGGAGCCTGAAGATGAGAACAGTCAAGATGAAGCCAACATCACGATGGTGGAGCAAGACATGAAGAGCCCCAAAATACCAGAATATTCCCATTTGCCTCCCGACCCCGTCGACTCTGAGAAAAGTGAAG GTTCACAGCAATCCACTGACCTACCGGCCGTAGAGAACATCAAAGTAGAGAGAAACGACACACCAACCAGCGATACAACAGCCCCAGAAGAAACCAACGACTGCACCAACAAACCCATCACAGAGCCAATAAACACTCCAGTACTCAACAATGGCACTATAAAAGTCAGAACCCAAGAAGAGATAAATTCATCCGTAATAACAAAGGCAGATGATAGTAATAGCAACAGTAAAGGGAAAGAAGACGTGAATAATGGGACGAGTAAGGTGAAGCCGCAAGAGCGGTGTGCGACAAGGAGCGGCAATCTGGCGCGGAG ATTGCGCTCCCACAAGTCGGCCGTGTCTCAGTCGGAGACGGAAGAACCAGGCCCATCTACGTCGGCCGCCGAGCCGCGTGCTATGGAGAACTTGTCTTCCAG TGTCGGCAGCAGCGAGTCGTCCATCAGCTCGGGGCTCCGGCAGCTGCAGCAGACCGCGCCGCcctcccccgcgcccgcgcgcaCCCCGCTGTCGTTGCTACTGGACAAG GTAGCGAAGTGGGAGATCATTCCCCGGGAGGGCACCGAGCACCTGCCGTGTCGCGTGTACGGCGCCATACACCTCGCGAGGCTGTTCG TGAAACTACCAGATTTCCTCAATGCAACTCAGATGCCGGACATCAAGTTAAAAATGCTGCTGAAACATATCGACATGTTTGTTCA GTACTTGGACGAGCACAACGAGTGGTTCGGAGAGATGTACTACCGGAGCAGCTCGTCTAGATCCCGATGA
- the LOC119690817 gene encoding cuticle protein 21-like isoform X1 yields MAFKLVILLGLVAACSCGVVPAAPLAYASAPLYHSAAPVYHSAPVAYAAPVAKYAVAAPVAKVAVEEYDAHPQYSFAYDVQDGLTGDSKSQHESRDGDVVRGSYSVVDPDGTKRTVEYTADDHNGFNAVVHKEPAAVKVAKIAAPVAYSAPLVHAAPVVAKVATPVAYQQYAAPAHYQQYAAAPVQYAAAPAYYSAAPAHYAAAPVAKLATQVAYSAPVVHAAPVAKFAAPLTYAAAAPAYYHH; encoded by the exons ATGGCATTCAAG TTGGTAATCCTCTTGggcctggtggcggcctgcaGCTGCGGGGTGgtgcccgccgcgccgctcgcctACGCGTCCGCGCCCCTGTACCACTCTGCCGCCCCCGTGTACCACTCCGCCCCTGTAGCCTACGCCGCCCCCGTGGCCAAGTACGCCGTGGCCGCCCCCGTCGCCAAGGTAGCAGTCGAGGAGTACGACGCTCACCCGCAGTACAGCTTCGCGTACGACGTGCAGGACGGTCTCACCGGAGACTCCAAGAGCCAGCACGAGTCCCGCGACGGAGACGTCGTGCGCGGCTCCTACTCGGTCGTCGACCCCGACGGCACCAAGCGCACTGTCGAGTACACCGCCGACGACCACAACGGATTCAACGCTGTCGTGCACAAGGAGCCCGCGGCGGTCAAGGTCGCCAAGATCGCCGCCCCCGTCGCCTACTCCGCCCCCCTGGTccacgccgcccccgtcgtcgCTAAGGTCGCTACCCCCGTGGCCTACCAGCAGTACGCCGCCCCCGCGCACTACCAGCAGtacgccgccgcccccgtccAGTACGCGGCCGCCCCCGCCTACTACTCGGCCGCCCCCGCCCActacgccgccgcccccgtggCTAAGCTGGCCACGCAGGTCGCGTACTCCGCCCCCGTGGTGcacgccgcccccgtcgccAAGTTCGCCGCCCCCCTGAcctacgccgccgccgcccccgcctaCTACCACCACTGA